One region of Ardenticatena maritima genomic DNA includes:
- a CDS encoding type II toxin-antitoxin system Phd/YefM family antitoxin: MATRIDLVEDVLPISELRLRAAEVIKKIRETQRPLVITQYGRAVAVLLDVNQFQTLQDTLTEMENQIEALHARLAELQNEANDETDDEAAATDVEAAAS, from the coding sequence ATGGCAACACGTATTGATTTAGTCGAAGATGTGCTTCCCATTTCAGAGTTGCGGCTGCGTGCCGCAGAAGTCATCAAAAAAATTCGCGAAACGCAACGCCCCCTCGTGATTACCCAGTACGGACGGGCGGTTGCCGTTTTGCTGGATGTGAACCAGTTTCAGACGCTGCAAGATACGCTGACCGAGATGGAAAACCAAATCGAAGCCCTGCATGCTCGCCTGGCTGAGCTGCAAAACGAGGCGAACGACGAAACAGATGATGAAGCCGCGGCAACCGACGTTGAAGCGGCTGCTTCCTGA
- a CDS encoding Tex family protein, producing METLIQRIATDLGLRETQVAGAVRLLDEGNTIPFIARYRKEMTGLLDEEQLRAVAARLDYLRNLEARKQTVLASIAEQGKLTEDLRAAIEAAETLQEVEDLYLPYKPKRRTRATIARERGLEPLADVILAQPDTGDPETVAMAYLSEEVPDVEAALAGARDIVAEVVAETAAVRQLVRERLQKEAVLRVECADETADPQRKYALYYDFRAPVRELQAYQVLAINRGEKEGVLRVAFELDTDRLVEEIAALSGIRAASPFAAEFQAAVEDGFYRLIAPSVEREVRRLLTESADTVAIATFKENLRNLLLQPPLKGATVLGIDPGYRTGCKVAVCDPTGKVLATGTIYPHEPQKQWEEAKAMLRQWIETYQVRAIAIGNGTASRETEALVAELLGELGGETAYAIVNEAGASVYSASPLARQELPDLDVSLRGAVSIARRLQDPLAELVKIDPKSIGVGLYQHDVDQKALAEALDAVVESVVNSVGVNVNTASPALLERVAGLTKRTAANIVAHRDAHGPFRTRQALLDVKGLGPKAFEQAAGFLRIPDGDNPLDNTAIHPESYAVVEQLLAAFGETRITSETLRRLPLADLKARVPELAAQLGVGEPTLHDILDALAKPGRDPRDDLPPPILRRDVLSMDDLREGMVLQGTVRNVVAFGAFVDIGVKQDGLVHISEMADRFVRDPHEVVRVGDVVKVRVLSVDKERGRIALSMRL from the coding sequence ATGGAGACGCTGATTCAACGTATCGCTACCGACCTCGGCTTACGAGAAACCCAGGTTGCCGGCGCTGTGCGTTTGCTGGATGAAGGCAATACCATTCCGTTCATTGCGCGCTATCGAAAAGAGATGACCGGCTTGCTCGATGAAGAGCAGTTGCGTGCTGTTGCCGCGCGCCTTGACTATCTGCGCAATCTCGAAGCCCGCAAACAGACTGTGCTGGCTTCGATCGCCGAGCAGGGGAAGTTGACCGAAGACTTGCGAGCCGCAATTGAAGCTGCCGAAACGCTCCAGGAAGTTGAAGACCTCTATTTGCCGTATAAGCCGAAACGCCGCACACGCGCCACTATCGCCCGCGAGCGTGGTTTGGAGCCGCTCGCCGACGTGATTTTGGCGCAACCTGACACGGGCGACCCGGAGACAGTCGCCATGGCGTACCTTTCCGAGGAAGTGCCCGACGTTGAAGCCGCTTTGGCGGGGGCGCGCGATATCGTCGCCGAAGTGGTGGCTGAAACAGCGGCGGTGCGCCAATTGGTGCGTGAACGCTTGCAGAAAGAAGCCGTCTTGCGCGTCGAATGCGCCGACGAAACCGCTGACCCCCAGCGCAAATACGCGCTCTACTACGATTTTCGCGCCCCCGTGCGTGAGCTACAAGCCTATCAGGTGCTGGCCATCAACCGAGGGGAAAAAGAGGGCGTCTTGCGTGTGGCGTTTGAGTTGGATACAGACCGCCTGGTGGAAGAGATTGCGGCGCTCAGTGGCATACGGGCGGCGTCACCTTTTGCGGCGGAATTTCAGGCGGCGGTTGAAGATGGGTTCTACCGCCTGATTGCCCCCTCGGTCGAACGGGAAGTGCGGCGTTTGCTAACCGAAAGCGCCGACACGGTGGCAATCGCAACGTTCAAAGAAAATTTGCGCAACCTGCTCTTACAGCCGCCGCTCAAAGGCGCTACGGTCCTCGGCATAGACCCAGGCTACCGCACTGGGTGCAAAGTCGCCGTATGTGACCCGACGGGCAAAGTGCTGGCCACGGGGACGATCTACCCGCATGAGCCGCAAAAGCAGTGGGAAGAAGCCAAGGCGATGCTGCGTCAGTGGATTGAGACGTATCAGGTGCGTGCGATCGCGATTGGCAACGGCACAGCAAGCCGCGAAACAGAAGCGTTGGTTGCCGAACTGCTAGGGGAACTGGGCGGCGAAACGGCGTATGCCATTGTCAATGAAGCGGGCGCAAGTGTGTATTCGGCTTCACCATTGGCGCGCCAGGAACTCCCCGACCTGGACGTTTCCCTGCGCGGCGCGGTCTCGATTGCACGCCGCCTGCAAGACCCCCTGGCCGAATTGGTGAAGATTGACCCCAAAAGCATTGGCGTCGGCTTGTACCAGCATGATGTGGACCAGAAAGCGCTGGCCGAGGCGCTCGACGCTGTGGTGGAATCTGTCGTCAACAGTGTGGGCGTGAATGTGAATACCGCCTCGCCCGCCCTGCTGGAACGGGTAGCCGGTTTGACGAAGCGCACCGCGGCGAACATCGTCGCCCATCGCGATGCGCATGGACCATTCCGCACGCGCCAGGCGTTGCTGGATGTGAAAGGGCTGGGCCCCAAAGCCTTCGAGCAAGCCGCCGGTTTCTTGCGCATTCCCGACGGCGACAATCCGCTCGACAACACCGCCATTCACCCCGAAAGTTATGCGGTGGTGGAACAATTGCTCGCCGCCTTTGGTGAAACACGCATCACATCCGAGACATTGCGCCGCTTGCCGCTGGCTGATTTGAAAGCGCGTGTGCCTGAATTGGCTGCGCAACTGGGTGTTGGCGAGCCGACGTTGCATGACATTCTGGATGCGCTCGCCAAACCAGGGCGCGACCCGCGCGACGATTTGCCGCCGCCTATTCTGCGCCGCGATGTGCTGAGCATGGACGATTTGCGCGAAGGCATGGTGTTGCAAGGCACGGTGCGCAACGTGGTGGCGTTTGGCGCTTTTGTGGATATCGGCGTCAAGCAGGATGGGTTGGTGCACATTTCCGAAATGGCCGACCGTTTTGTGCGCGACCCCCATGAGGTGGTGCGTGTGGGCGATGTGGTGAAAGTGCGCGTGCTCAGCGTGGATAAAGAGCGGGGGCGCATTGCGTTGAGCATGCGGCTGTGA
- a CDS encoding response regulator, producing the protein MTAERTVPLILIVEDDPASAKLIRWTLVQEGYNVIMSESGPDAHEKAIQYEPDLVIIDVMLKGIDGLTLTRQIRSTPSIMRVPILIVSAKADISDKVAGFEAGADDYLAKPFSPEELLLRVKALLARVYGTRMVEPDKQPEKEGRVICFFGPKGGVGKTTLLVNLAIALREQSGQSVVVMDADFYFGTVGVHLNIPPTVSIIDIIQSPTFTPETIESALITHKQSGVRVLLNPFFPEQAELVRPDHVQAIITYLTTAYDYVLIDCQSSYDERTLVALENAHDIMLVITPEVGTIKNASRFLELVDKLEMPLESVHLLLNRADSNVGVQPREIERSLGKPIAFQFGSGGRPVALSVNRGVPIVLDRPKHPFAQQIRRMAEKIITQTVEQATEGGGLRRLLWR; encoded by the coding sequence ATGACAGCTGAGCGAACAGTCCCCCTCATCCTTATTGTTGAAGACGACCCAGCGTCAGCGAAGTTGATTCGCTGGACATTGGTGCAAGAAGGCTACAACGTCATCATGAGCGAAAGTGGGCCTGACGCCCACGAAAAAGCGATCCAGTACGAACCCGACCTGGTCATCATTGACGTCATGCTGAAAGGCATTGATGGGCTTACATTGACACGCCAAATCCGGTCTACGCCCTCGATTATGCGCGTGCCTATCCTCATCGTCAGCGCCAAAGCGGACATCAGCGATAAAGTGGCCGGTTTTGAAGCCGGCGCAGACGATTACCTCGCCAAACCTTTCAGCCCCGAGGAACTGTTATTGCGTGTCAAGGCGCTGCTTGCCCGCGTGTATGGCACACGCATGGTCGAGCCGGACAAGCAACCTGAGAAAGAAGGGCGTGTTATCTGCTTCTTTGGTCCCAAGGGCGGCGTAGGCAAAACCACTTTGCTGGTCAACCTTGCCATCGCCCTACGCGAGCAATCGGGGCAAAGTGTTGTGGTGATGGACGCTGATTTCTACTTCGGGACCGTTGGGGTGCATTTGAACATTCCACCGACTGTTTCGATTATTGACATCATCCAAAGCCCCACCTTCACCCCTGAAACGATTGAATCAGCACTGATTACGCACAAGCAAAGTGGTGTGCGCGTGTTGCTCAATCCCTTTTTCCCCGAACAAGCCGAATTGGTACGTCCCGACCATGTGCAAGCCATCATCACGTATCTGACAACGGCGTATGATTACGTGCTGATTGATTGCCAATCGAGCTATGATGAACGCACACTAGTTGCGCTTGAAAACGCCCACGATATCATGCTTGTCATCACCCCCGAAGTTGGCACCATCAAAAACGCAAGCCGCTTCCTGGAACTTGTGGACAAGCTGGAAATGCCGCTTGAAAGCGTTCATCTGTTGCTCAATCGCGCCGACTCCAACGTGGGGGTCCAACCCCGAGAAATCGAGCGCTCGCTAGGGAAACCCATCGCCTTCCAGTTTGGGAGCGGCGGGCGGCCAGTGGCGTTGTCAGTCAATCGGGGGGTGCCGATTGTGTTGGACCGCCCCAAGCATCCATTTGCGCAACAAATTCGCCGCATGGCTGAAAAAATCATCACCCAAACGGTTGAACAAGCCACCGAGGGCGGGGGGCTGCGCCGTCTGTTGTGGCGGTAA
- a CDS encoding DUF4332 domain-containing protein has product MGVTLRELRGMNPQLETKLKALGIKNSDDLLEHVKTPAARRDLAAKLGVDPSIVLELANRADLARVRGIGGVYSDLLEAAGVDTVKELARRNPENLHEAIVKLNAEMRLAGRVPSLNMVQKWVEQAKSLAPVLEY; this is encoded by the coding sequence ATGGGCGTCACTCTGCGTGAATTGCGTGGCATGAACCCGCAACTCGAAACGAAACTGAAAGCGCTGGGCATCAAGAACAGCGACGACTTGTTGGAACATGTCAAAACGCCGGCCGCACGGCGTGATTTGGCGGCGAAACTGGGGGTTGACCCGAGTATCGTGTTGGAATTGGCCAATCGTGCCGATTTGGCGCGTGTGCGTGGCATTGGGGGCGTCTATTCCGATTTGCTGGAAGCCGCTGGCGTGGATACGGTGAAAGAACTCGCCCGCCGCAATCCCGAAAACTTGCATGAGGCGATTGTCAAACTCAACGCCGAAATGCGTCTTGCCGGGCGTGTGCCCTCGCTCAATATGGTGCAGAAGTGGGTTGAACAAGCCAAGTCGCTTGCGCCTGTTCTGGAATACTGA
- a CDS encoding Rqc2 family fibronectin-binding protein, with protein MHVDYLTLACLRDDLDTFLGARVQQVVFPDEWSIELELYAGRRAYLLLSAHPQYARMLFVPQKLRRGLDTETPLLLLLRKWVRGARLVDVRQPEWERVLELHFEGEAGACVLIAEIMGRYSNLVLVHDGRVLDALKRIGPDMNRYRVTLPGKPYVPPPPPADKIAPLDLTPDTLARLLANAPADEEVARLLPRWLLGVSPTAAREAVYRATGSADATPHDVEPAALLDALAALYRLPETGAWAPHVALDEEGTVVAFAPYELRHQPRREPVDDISTAMWRYFSARLDTDPYAAARQQVRARIEDALARVERSLDQLREQIVPEEEITRLREAGELLLAYQWQVPRGAREATLPDYEGQPRTITLDPTKTPVENAQAYFERYEKLRRAAEEVPKRIAQFETERAFLQQLLADLELAEDRMEIDAVRDALIEAGFETTSRRRKGAPVGRPLRFEVGGFPVYVGRNARQNDEVTFKRASGDDLWFHVRGMPGAHVILKNAGRPVPQDVIERVASLAAWYSPARKGGSEVLVDYTERRYVRRVPGAHPGLVTYRNEQTVWAAPRPPDEVVDM; from the coding sequence ATGCATGTTGATTATCTCACACTCGCCTGTTTGCGCGACGACCTCGATACGTTTTTAGGGGCGCGTGTGCAACAAGTGGTGTTCCCTGATGAATGGAGCATCGAACTCGAATTGTACGCTGGGCGACGCGCGTATCTCTTGCTTTCGGCGCATCCACAGTACGCCCGCATGTTGTTTGTGCCGCAAAAATTGCGGCGTGGGCTGGATACGGAGACCCCGCTGCTCTTGTTGTTGCGCAAGTGGGTGCGTGGCGCGCGGCTGGTTGACGTGCGCCAACCCGAATGGGAGCGCGTGCTGGAATTGCATTTTGAAGGTGAGGCCGGGGCGTGCGTTCTGATTGCTGAAATCATGGGGCGGTACAGCAATCTTGTGCTGGTACATGACGGGCGCGTGCTGGACGCCCTCAAACGCATTGGGCCTGACATGAACCGCTACCGCGTCACATTGCCCGGCAAACCCTACGTCCCGCCGCCCCCGCCCGCTGACAAAATCGCGCCGCTCGACCTCACACCGGATACCTTGGCGCGCTTGCTCGCCAACGCCCCCGCTGATGAAGAAGTGGCGCGCCTCTTGCCGCGCTGGCTCTTGGGCGTCAGCCCCACAGCCGCACGCGAAGCGGTCTATCGCGCAACCGGTTCCGCCGACGCAACCCCGCATGACGTTGAACCCGCGGCGCTTCTCGACGCCCTGGCTGCGTTGTACCGCTTGCCTGAAACAGGGGCGTGGGCGCCGCATGTTGCATTGGATGAAGAGGGAACGGTGGTGGCGTTTGCCCCCTACGAACTGCGGCATCAGCCCCGCCGTGAACCGGTGGACGATATCAGCACCGCCATGTGGCGCTATTTCAGCGCCCGCCTGGATACCGACCCCTACGCCGCCGCGCGTCAGCAGGTGCGCGCACGCATTGAGGACGCATTGGCGCGTGTGGAACGCTCGCTTGACCAATTGCGCGAGCAAATCGTCCCCGAAGAAGAGATAACCCGCCTGCGCGAAGCGGGCGAACTGCTGCTGGCGTACCAGTGGCAAGTGCCGCGCGGCGCACGCGAGGCAACCCTGCCCGATTACGAAGGCCAGCCGCGCACCATCACACTCGACCCCACCAAAACGCCGGTTGAAAATGCGCAAGCCTACTTTGAGCGCTACGAAAAACTGCGCCGTGCGGCGGAAGAAGTGCCAAAACGCATTGCGCAATTTGAAACCGAGCGGGCGTTTTTGCAGCAACTCTTGGCCGACCTGGAATTGGCCGAAGACCGCATGGAAATTGACGCCGTGCGTGATGCGCTGATTGAAGCGGGTTTTGAAACAACTTCCAGGCGGCGCAAAGGTGCGCCGGTCGGGCGACCACTGCGCTTTGAAGTGGGCGGGTTTCCCGTCTATGTGGGGCGCAACGCGCGGCAGAACGATGAAGTGACGTTCAAGCGTGCCTCAGGGGATGATTTGTGGTTTCACGTGCGTGGTATGCCTGGCGCGCATGTCATTCTCAAAAATGCGGGGCGTCCCGTACCGCAGGATGTGATTGAACGAGTGGCAAGCCTGGCGGCCTGGTATTCGCCGGCGCGCAAGGGGGGCAGTGAGGTATTGGTGGATTACACCGAGCGGCGCTATGTGCGCCGTGTGCCGGGGGCTCATCCGGGGTTGGTCACCTATCGCAACGAGCAAACCGTCTGGGCGGCGCCGCGTCCGCCGGATGAGGTGGTGGACATGTAG
- a CDS encoding xanthine dehydrogenase family protein molybdopterin-binding subunit translates to MTAIGKRVPLRDGASKAAGRVNYAGDVALPGLLHARLVLSPYPHAAIRAIDTSQARAVPGVVAVLTAEDLPDIVPTSRHRLLLARDRVIFAGQPVALVVAEDEATAQDAADLVFVDYDPLPAVVDPEAAMAPDAPLVWPEGIPGSDDETAAAHGADVGGEDVQPTRSNISNRVHFARGDAAQALAEAEVVVERTYTTSRVHQNYLEPQTVVARPEPEGITIWTSTQAPFFVQSEVADLLGMTESDVRVIPTPVGGGFGGKFLLFEPLVAFAAQKLRRPVRLKLTRMEELLATKPAPAARIHVQLGARRDGTITVLRAHLLFDSGCYPGTPVGVAAFLLGSYYQIPNVEIEGVEVLTFKASNDAYRAPGAPQATFAIESAMDELAQRLGVDAIELRLRHASATGDPTIRGRPWPRIGLRNVLEAIREHPLWQNREQARAEGRGVGVAVGGWPGGIEPAAATCLLQRDGTLTINVGSVDLTGSTTAFALIAAEVFDVPPEKIRIVTGDTLTAPYAGATGGSKITYTVGAAVLQAVEEAKQQVLAIAAEELEADPGDLELRDGAVHVRGVPGRSLSLAEIAGKTMRFGGRYAPVLGHGRTAITEQAPGFCAQLAEVSVDPDTGVVRVHRLVLAQDVGRAINPLLIEGQMMGGAVQGLGWALHEQIAYDENGQVLTASWMDYSVPRAPHVAEAIECILVEVPSEHGPFGARGVGEPPVVATAAAVANAIAHATGVRLSDLPMTPQRVWRALQGGDA, encoded by the coding sequence ATGACGGCAATTGGCAAACGTGTTCCCCTGCGTGATGGTGCAAGCAAAGCCGCCGGGCGTGTCAACTACGCGGGCGATGTGGCGTTGCCCGGTTTGTTGCATGCGCGCCTGGTGTTGAGCCCCTATCCGCACGCCGCGATACGGGCGATTGACACAAGCCAGGCGCGGGCCGTGCCCGGCGTGGTGGCTGTTTTGACGGCGGAGGATTTGCCCGACATCGTGCCCACGTCTCGCCACCGCTTGCTGCTGGCGCGCGACCGGGTGATTTTTGCGGGGCAGCCGGTGGCGCTGGTCGTTGCCGAGGATGAAGCCACAGCGCAAGACGCCGCCGACCTGGTTTTTGTGGACTACGACCCCTTGCCGGCGGTGGTGGACCCCGAAGCCGCCATGGCGCCCGATGCGCCGCTGGTCTGGCCTGAGGGTATCCCCGGAAGCGATGATGAAACCGCCGCCGCGCACGGCGCCGACGTCGGCGGGGAAGACGTGCAACCGACGCGGAGCAACATCTCCAACCGGGTGCATTTTGCGCGGGGCGACGCCGCACAGGCGCTCGCCGAGGCTGAGGTTGTGGTGGAACGCACCTACACCACATCGCGCGTGCACCAAAACTACCTGGAACCCCAAACCGTTGTGGCGCGTCCTGAACCGGAAGGCATCACCATTTGGACGAGCACGCAAGCGCCGTTCTTTGTGCAAAGCGAAGTCGCCGACCTTCTCGGCATGACCGAAAGCGACGTGCGCGTCATTCCAACACCAGTGGGGGGCGGTTTTGGCGGCAAATTCTTGCTGTTCGAGCCGCTGGTGGCGTTTGCCGCGCAGAAATTGCGCCGCCCTGTGCGGCTCAAACTGACGCGCATGGAAGAATTGTTGGCAACCAAGCCCGCGCCCGCGGCACGCATCCACGTGCAACTGGGGGCGCGCCGCGACGGTACGATTACCGTATTGCGCGCGCATCTTCTGTTTGATAGTGGCTGTTATCCCGGCACACCTGTGGGGGTTGCCGCTTTCTTGCTCGGCAGTTATTACCAAATCCCCAACGTCGAGATTGAAGGCGTGGAAGTGCTGACCTTCAAGGCATCCAACGACGCCTACCGCGCGCCGGGTGCGCCCCAAGCCACGTTTGCCATCGAAAGCGCTATGGACGAACTCGCCCAACGCCTGGGCGTGGACGCGATCGAACTTCGCTTGCGCCACGCATCCGCCACAGGCGACCCCACCATTCGCGGGCGTCCCTGGCCGCGCATTGGGTTGCGCAACGTGCTGGAAGCCATCCGCGAGCATCCGCTCTGGCAGAACCGCGAACAGGCGCGCGCCGAAGGGCGTGGTGTGGGCGTGGCGGTTGGCGGATGGCCCGGCGGCATAGAGCCGGCGGCGGCGACCTGCCTTTTGCAGCGTGATGGTACGCTCACCATCAACGTCGGCTCAGTGGACCTGACCGGTTCGACAACCGCCTTTGCGTTGATTGCCGCCGAAGTTTTTGACGTGCCGCCTGAAAAAATCCGCATCGTCACGGGCGATACGCTCACTGCGCCCTATGCCGGGGCGACCGGCGGAAGCAAAATCACCTACACGGTCGGCGCAGCCGTGTTGCAAGCGGTGGAAGAAGCCAAACAACAGGTGCTTGCCATTGCCGCCGAAGAACTCGAAGCCGATCCCGGCGACCTGGAATTGCGCGACGGGGCGGTGCATGTGCGGGGCGTGCCGGGGCGTTCGCTCTCGCTGGCGGAGATTGCGGGCAAAACCATGCGTTTTGGTGGGCGGTATGCGCCCGTGTTGGGGCATGGGCGTACCGCCATCACAGAACAAGCGCCCGGTTTCTGCGCCCAACTTGCCGAGGTGAGCGTAGACCCCGACACCGGCGTGGTGCGGGTGCATCGGCTTGTGCTCGCGCAAGACGTGGGGCGTGCCATCAACCCCTTGCTGATTGAAGGGCAGATGATGGGGGGCGCGGTGCAAGGCCTTGGCTGGGCGTTGCACGAGCAGATTGCCTATGATGAAAACGGGCAGGTGCTGACCGCCTCATGGATGGATTACAGCGTGCCGCGTGCACCCCATGTTGCCGAAGCAATCGAGTGCATTCTGGTCGAAGTCCCCTCGGAGCATGGTCCATTTGGCGCGCGTGGTGTCGGCGAGCCGCCCGTGGTGGCGACGGCGGCGGCGGTGGCGAACGCCATAGCGCATGCGACCGGTGTGCGCCTCTCCGACTTGCCCATGACACCGCAACGCGTCTGGCGGGCGTTGCAGGGGGGCGACGCATGA
- a CDS encoding DUF1405 domain-containing protein yields MLPTLLGSVRRLLSDKRIETALIVINVLGFLIGAIYWYGPQMRIVPPYLWPWLVDSPLSVLGFAIALPWIRRRPHDWGAQMAATWAVFSNVKYGLWTVLFWILWWRGPGWFTLESITMTFTHSAMVLMGLSLLLFYRPKPLHVFLAAGWFGLNDYLDYWRGIAPTVPAGVDLRILQWEQVLMTTLLTVGMLWLARSAKPNER; encoded by the coding sequence ATGCTGCCAACACTTTTGGGGAGTGTACGGCGTCTGCTGAGCGATAAACGCATTGAAACCGCGCTCATCGTCATCAACGTGCTGGGGTTTTTGATTGGCGCGATTTACTGGTACGGGCCGCAAATGCGTATCGTGCCGCCCTATTTGTGGCCCTGGCTGGTGGATTCGCCGCTCTCGGTTTTGGGCTTTGCCATCGCCCTACCCTGGATTCGACGCCGCCCGCATGACTGGGGCGCACAAATGGCTGCCACGTGGGCGGTGTTCAGCAATGTGAAATATGGGCTGTGGACGGTCTTGTTCTGGATTTTGTGGTGGCGTGGTCCCGGCTGGTTCACGCTGGAAAGCATTACCATGACCTTCACCCACAGCGCGATGGTGCTCATGGGGTTGAGTTTGCTGCTTTTCTACCGCCCCAAGCCCCTGCACGTCTTTTTGGCGGCGGGCTGGTTTGGGCTGAACGACTACCTGGACTATTGGCGCGGTATTGCGCCCACCGTGCCCGCCGGTGTGGATTTGCGCATTTTGCAGTGGGAACAAGTGCTGATGACCACCCTGCTCACCGTGGGGATGCTCTGGCTGGCGCGTTCAGCAAAGCCAAACGAGCGTTGA
- the plsY gene encoding glycerol-3-phosphate 1-O-acyltransferase PlsY has product MTLIIAILIGYLVGSIPNGVLIGRYLFGVDPRTVGSGRTGGTNVYRAAGPKAGILTAITDAFKGILAVLLVRMLITDNEMAAQLAGLFAVVGHNWSIFLKFKGGAGTMPNLGAMATLSATMFVPAGLLGLISLYVWRMASLASLVVAWTGLLAALLFAREYWLYAIGQALVVTWALRPNIKRILNGTERRIGERNKTPVN; this is encoded by the coding sequence GTGACGCTCATCATCGCCATTCTCATCGGCTATCTTGTTGGCTCTATTCCGAACGGTGTGCTGATTGGTCGCTACCTTTTTGGGGTTGACCCCCGCACAGTCGGCAGTGGCCGCACCGGCGGGACCAACGTCTATCGCGCCGCCGGTCCCAAAGCGGGCATTCTCACCGCGATTACGGACGCTTTCAAAGGCATTTTGGCGGTTTTGCTGGTGCGTATGCTCATCACCGACAATGAAATGGCCGCCCAACTGGCCGGCTTGTTCGCCGTGGTGGGGCACAACTGGTCTATCTTCCTCAAATTCAAAGGCGGCGCCGGCACCATGCCCAACCTAGGCGCAATGGCGACCCTTTCGGCGACGATGTTTGTCCCGGCGGGGTTGTTGGGGCTGATTTCGCTCTACGTCTGGCGCATGGCCTCGCTGGCGTCGCTGGTGGTCGCGTGGACGGGCTTGCTGGCGGCGCTTTTGTTCGCCCGCGAATACTGGTTGTACGCCATCGGGCAAGCGCTGGTCGTCACATGGGCGCTTCGTCCCAATATCAAACGCATTTTGAACGGAACAGAACGCCGCATCGGTGAACGCAACAAAACGCCCGTGAATTGA